DNA sequence from the Methanothermobacter thermautotrophicus genome:
GGCTTCTGAGGCTTGAGGTCTGTATGACACTACCCTTTATACCGGTCCAGGTGAAGCTCCTCATCAGCATGGCCCTGAATATAAGGGAAAATATGGGGTTCTGTCTGGCCTCATTGATCCAGGGAAACGTCTTGAATTCAAGTATGTACCTCGGCTTCTCACCTCTGAGCTCGGTTTCAATACCAAGGTTCCTGAGGAAACCAGATATCCACTTTATGTAGGCATCAAAGACCCTCAAGGATTTCCTACCTGCCCTTATATCATCCAGAACACCCAGTTTTTCCATGGTCCTCTGAAAGTTTGGTTTGAGGTTCTTCTCGAATCTATCAGCAAAGTTCTTTATTATGGCATTTCTGAGGTGTGGTGGTATGGAGGATGCGAATACAGGGACCGCCGAGACAACAAAGCCGTAGAGCTCAGCCTTTGACCTTTCCCGTATCAGCTCCTCCCTCTGCCTCTCAGCCTCCAGGCGGTCTGTGATGTCATGGCCTATTACCTGGAGGAGGTTCTTCTCTGATGCTGTTTCAATCCTGGTTGAATGTATCTCAAAGAAGCGCCTCCTGCCCCTGTGGTCAGTGAATTCAATTTCAACGACCTCATGATCGGAATTAAAAAGTTCAAGAATCTTTTTAAGCCTAATTTCAGATATCAGACCCCTCTTCTGAAGCAATGAAAGCTTTTTACCCTTCAGCTGTTTTCTTTCAAGTCCTGTGAGTTCCTCAACAGACCTGTTTACAAAGAGTATCCTTGAGTCAGAGTCCATGAGGATTATGGGGTCAGGGGATGCTTCAAGCAGGGCCCTGTATCTCTCCTCGCTTTCACGGAGTTTGCTGTCCATTTTGTGCTTGTACAGAGCAATCTCAATGGCGCTGTGGAGTTCCCGGTCCTCGAAGGGCTTTATTATGTAACCGAAGGGTTCTGTGAGCTTTGCGCGGCTCAGGGTCTTCTCATCAGAGTAGGCTGTGAGGTATACGGCCGGGATGTTAAGCTCCTCCCTTATAATCTCTGCCGCCTCTATACCATCCATTTCACCCTTCAGGACGATGTCC
Encoded proteins:
- a CDS encoding methanogen output domain 1-containing protein, yielding MSPTSLLVVEDESIVAMDIKHRAEGLGYRVVGIAASGEDAIRLAREEKPDLVLMDIVLKGEMDGIEAAEIIREELNIPAVYLTAYSDEKTLSRAKLTEPFGYIIKPFEDRELHSAIEIALYKHKMDSKLRESEERYRALLEASPDPIILMDSDSRILFVNRSVEELTGLERKQLKGKKLSLLQKRGLISEIRLKKILELFNSDHEVVEIEFTDHRGRRRFFEIHSTRIETASEKNLLQVIGHDITDRLEAERQREELIRERSKAELYGFVVSAVPVFASSIPPHLRNAIIKNFADRFEKNLKPNFQRTMEKLGVLDDIRAGRKSLRVFDAYIKWISGFLRNLGIETELRGEKPRYILEFKTFPWINEARQNPIFSLIFRAMLMRSFTWTGIKGSVIQTSSLRSRDENLTFEFHLV